One Xyrauchen texanus isolate HMW12.3.18 chromosome 34, RBS_HiC_50CHRs, whole genome shotgun sequence genomic window carries:
- the LOC127628123 gene encoding actin filament-associated protein 1-like 1 isoform X2, translating to MDITDSTCMEHLVKELSLLLKLLENESVSSATAEKMCVVRNLVKQLQPSVNGSDFLYMNTSLYGNGTSFVESLFEEFDCDLLELRDSSGEIKDVEQKETSSPTDTPPPLPTTPPPDDYYEEAVPLGPGTMPQYITTRSNSSPPNSIEDAYYEDADNNYPTTCLNGASKNSYNDSDALSSSYESYDEEDEEAKCKERMHQWPSEESPVSQMKDCRKCAFMLRKKRFGQWAKQLTIIRENRLQCFKNPKDRSPHVDIPLNLCNVIYVPKDGRRKKHELRFSMPGGEALVLAVQSKEQAESWLKVIQEVCNLASNTYGKVSPMILRKLELEKMMSPDKHTSDSDSGANGDITRESCENGKGRKGTFSELTGSMSRAAGRKINRIISLSKKKPSLPGETNTFSHLDDNPRCGYLNVLVNQCWKECWCCVRTGTLYLYKDRGDIHTHVNAIALHGVEVLPGLGPKHPFAFRIMRGSTEVAALEASCSVEMGRWLGVLLAEAGSSTTPEALHYDYVDVDTISSIQNAARHSFLWATSSSTDPQTYDEVPYESVLQVDETQSKLKHYSSMSSVDTAKVDTQVIVKRHGSSVNHYGKYGKIRAEEDARRYLTEKEQLEKVKEIIRKSLLSLRREKKEVKERLKNATDKHQKDMEQQLAQLEESCRQKEAERVDLELRLTEVKEKLKKSLTGGILSAPVESKPPIKVSIKKKEHVYSDITLPVNCSSEIKKRSPSIYAPTKGNVMQKAKEWESKKGM from the exons GTATGGAGCACCTGGTGAAGGAGTTGAGTCTGCTGCTGAAACTGCTCGAGAATGAGAGTGTGAGTTCAGCCACAGCAGAGAAGATGTGCGTGGTGAGGAACCTGGTCAAACAGCTGCAGCCATCTG tgaATGGATCTGACTTTTTATACATGAACACATCTCTCTATGGAAATGGTACCAGCTTTGTTGAATCATTGTTTGAAGAATTTG ATTGTGACCTGCTGGAATTAAGGGACTCCTCTGGGGAGATAAAAGATGTGGAGCAAAAAGAGACATCG AGTCCTACAGACACACCTCCTCCCCTTCCTACCACACCTCCTCCTGATGATTACTATGAAGAAGCCGTACCACTCGGACCGGGCACAATGCCCCAGTATATAACCACACGCA GCAACTCCAGCCCTCCAAACTCAATAGAGGATGCTTATTATGAAGACGCTGACAACAATTACCCAACAACCTGCCTGAATGGGGCCTCCAAAAACTCCT ATAATGATTCAGATGCGCTTAGTAGTTCCTATGAGTCATATGATGAAGAGGACGAGGAAGCTAAATGCAAAGAGAGGATGCACCAGTGGCCCTCAGAAGAGAGTCCCGTGAGCCAAATGAAAGACTGTCGCAAATGTGCTTTTATGCTGCGCAAAAAACGCTTTGGTCAGTGGGCTAAGCAGCTAACAATCATCCGCGAGAACAGACTTCAG TGCTTTAAGAATCCCAAAGATCGTTCTCCACATGTTGACATCCCCCTGAATCTCTGCAATGTCATCTATGTGCCTAAAGATGGACGTCGAAAGAAGCATGAGCTTCGTTTCTCCATGCCAGGAGGAGAAGCTCTAGTGTTAGCTGTACAGAGCAAAGAACAGGCTGAGAGCTGGCTCAAG GTCATTCAGGAAGTTTGTAATCTGGCAAGCAACACTTATGGAAAAGTATCACCTATGATACTGCGAAAACTAGAGCTGGAGAAG ATGATGTCACCAGATAAACATACTTCAGATTCTGACAGTGGGGCAAATGGAGACATTACACGAGAAAGCTGTGAGAATG GGAAGGGCAGGAAGGGGACATTCTCTGAGTTGACTGGATCTATGAGTCGAGCTGCTGGCAGGAAAATCAACCGAATCATCAGTTTGTCCAAAAAGAAGCCATCCCTGCCAGGCGAGACCAACACGTTCTCCCATCTAGATGACAATCCCCGTTGTG GTTACTTGAATGTTCTGGTGAACCAGTGTTGGAAGGAGTGCTGGTGTTGTGTGAGAACTGGAACTCTTTATCTCTATAAGGACAGAGGGGACATTCACACCCATGTTAACGCTATAGCCCTTCATGGTGTAGAAGTCTTACCTGGTCTTGGGCCCAAACACCCTTTTGCCTTTCGCATTATGCGAGGGAGTACAGAAGTGGCAGCTTTGGAG GCGAGCTGTTCTGTAGAGATGGGCCGCTGGCTGGGGGTTCTGTTGGCAGAAGCAGGCAGTTCCACCACCCCTGAGGCACTGCATTATGACTACGTGGACGTGGATACTATCAGCAGCATCCAGAATGCAGCACGACACTCCTTTCT cTGGGCGACCTCCTCTAGCACAGATCCGCAGACTTATGACGAAGTTCCCTATGAAAGTGTACTG CAGGTTGATGAGACACAATCTAAATTGAAGCATTATTCCTCTATGTCCAGTGTAGATACTGCAAAGGTTGACACACAAGTCATAGTGAAGCGACATGGTTCCT CTGTGAATCATTATGGTAAATATGGAAAGATAAGGGCAGAGGAAGATGCAAGACGATATCTCACTGAGAAAGAGCAGCTAGAGAAAGTAAAAGAAATTATCAGGAAGAGTCTGCTTTCACTACGCAGAGAAAAGAAGGAGGTGAAGGAAAGGCTGAAAAATGCAACAG ATAAGCATCAGAAAGACATGGAGCAGCAACTGGCCCAGCTGGAAGAAAGCTGTCGTCAGAAGGAAGCTGAGCGTGTGGACCTAGAGTTGCGGCTCACAGAGGTAAAGGAGAAACTGAAGAAGTCTCTGACTGGAGGAATATTGAGCGCACCTGTGGAGAGCAAACCCCCCATAAAG
- the LOC127628123 gene encoding actin filament-associated protein 1-like 1 isoform X1, with translation MVGLSSTVETGMEHLVKELSLLLKLLENESVSSATAEKMCVVRNLVKQLQPSVNGSDFLYMNTSLYGNGTSFVESLFEEFDCDLLELRDSSGEIKDVEQKETSSPTDTPPPLPTTPPPDDYYEEAVPLGPGTMPQYITTRSNSSPPNSIEDAYYEDADNNYPTTCLNGASKNSYNDSDALSSSYESYDEEDEEAKCKERMHQWPSEESPVSQMKDCRKCAFMLRKKRFGQWAKQLTIIRENRLQCFKNPKDRSPHVDIPLNLCNVIYVPKDGRRKKHELRFSMPGGEALVLAVQSKEQAESWLKVIQEVCNLASNTYGKVSPMILRKLELEKMMSPDKHTSDSDSGANGDITRESCENGKGRKGTFSELTGSMSRAAGRKINRIISLSKKKPSLPGETNTFSHLDDNPRCGYLNVLVNQCWKECWCCVRTGTLYLYKDRGDIHTHVNAIALHGVEVLPGLGPKHPFAFRIMRGSTEVAALEASCSVEMGRWLGVLLAEAGSSTTPEALHYDYVDVDTISSIQNAARHSFLWATSSSTDPQTYDEVPYESVLQVDETQSKLKHYSSMSSVDTAKVDTQVIVKRHGSSVNHYGKYGKIRAEEDARRYLTEKEQLEKVKEIIRKSLLSLRREKKEVKERLKNATDKHQKDMEQQLAQLEESCRQKEAERVDLELRLTEVKEKLKKSLTGGILSAPVESKPPIKVSIKKKEHVYSDITLPVNCSSEIKKRSPSIYAPTKGNVMQKAKEWESKKGM, from the exons GTATGGAGCACCTGGTGAAGGAGTTGAGTCTGCTGCTGAAACTGCTCGAGAATGAGAGTGTGAGTTCAGCCACAGCAGAGAAGATGTGCGTGGTGAGGAACCTGGTCAAACAGCTGCAGCCATCTG tgaATGGATCTGACTTTTTATACATGAACACATCTCTCTATGGAAATGGTACCAGCTTTGTTGAATCATTGTTTGAAGAATTTG ATTGTGACCTGCTGGAATTAAGGGACTCCTCTGGGGAGATAAAAGATGTGGAGCAAAAAGAGACATCG AGTCCTACAGACACACCTCCTCCCCTTCCTACCACACCTCCTCCTGATGATTACTATGAAGAAGCCGTACCACTCGGACCGGGCACAATGCCCCAGTATATAACCACACGCA GCAACTCCAGCCCTCCAAACTCAATAGAGGATGCTTATTATGAAGACGCTGACAACAATTACCCAACAACCTGCCTGAATGGGGCCTCCAAAAACTCCT ATAATGATTCAGATGCGCTTAGTAGTTCCTATGAGTCATATGATGAAGAGGACGAGGAAGCTAAATGCAAAGAGAGGATGCACCAGTGGCCCTCAGAAGAGAGTCCCGTGAGCCAAATGAAAGACTGTCGCAAATGTGCTTTTATGCTGCGCAAAAAACGCTTTGGTCAGTGGGCTAAGCAGCTAACAATCATCCGCGAGAACAGACTTCAG TGCTTTAAGAATCCCAAAGATCGTTCTCCACATGTTGACATCCCCCTGAATCTCTGCAATGTCATCTATGTGCCTAAAGATGGACGTCGAAAGAAGCATGAGCTTCGTTTCTCCATGCCAGGAGGAGAAGCTCTAGTGTTAGCTGTACAGAGCAAAGAACAGGCTGAGAGCTGGCTCAAG GTCATTCAGGAAGTTTGTAATCTGGCAAGCAACACTTATGGAAAAGTATCACCTATGATACTGCGAAAACTAGAGCTGGAGAAG ATGATGTCACCAGATAAACATACTTCAGATTCTGACAGTGGGGCAAATGGAGACATTACACGAGAAAGCTGTGAGAATG GGAAGGGCAGGAAGGGGACATTCTCTGAGTTGACTGGATCTATGAGTCGAGCTGCTGGCAGGAAAATCAACCGAATCATCAGTTTGTCCAAAAAGAAGCCATCCCTGCCAGGCGAGACCAACACGTTCTCCCATCTAGATGACAATCCCCGTTGTG GTTACTTGAATGTTCTGGTGAACCAGTGTTGGAAGGAGTGCTGGTGTTGTGTGAGAACTGGAACTCTTTATCTCTATAAGGACAGAGGGGACATTCACACCCATGTTAACGCTATAGCCCTTCATGGTGTAGAAGTCTTACCTGGTCTTGGGCCCAAACACCCTTTTGCCTTTCGCATTATGCGAGGGAGTACAGAAGTGGCAGCTTTGGAG GCGAGCTGTTCTGTAGAGATGGGCCGCTGGCTGGGGGTTCTGTTGGCAGAAGCAGGCAGTTCCACCACCCCTGAGGCACTGCATTATGACTACGTGGACGTGGATACTATCAGCAGCATCCAGAATGCAGCACGACACTCCTTTCT cTGGGCGACCTCCTCTAGCACAGATCCGCAGACTTATGACGAAGTTCCCTATGAAAGTGTACTG CAGGTTGATGAGACACAATCTAAATTGAAGCATTATTCCTCTATGTCCAGTGTAGATACTGCAAAGGTTGACACACAAGTCATAGTGAAGCGACATGGTTCCT CTGTGAATCATTATGGTAAATATGGAAAGATAAGGGCAGAGGAAGATGCAAGACGATATCTCACTGAGAAAGAGCAGCTAGAGAAAGTAAAAGAAATTATCAGGAAGAGTCTGCTTTCACTACGCAGAGAAAAGAAGGAGGTGAAGGAAAGGCTGAAAAATGCAACAG ATAAGCATCAGAAAGACATGGAGCAGCAACTGGCCCAGCTGGAAGAAAGCTGTCGTCAGAAGGAAGCTGAGCGTGTGGACCTAGAGTTGCGGCTCACAGAGGTAAAGGAGAAACTGAAGAAGTCTCTGACTGGAGGAATATTGAGCGCACCTGTGGAGAGCAAACCCCCCATAAAG